A portion of the Bacteroides faecium genome contains these proteins:
- a CDS encoding type II toxin-antitoxin system RelE/ParE family toxin, producing the protein MEVTSKKDSDIRELYFSEEFLEFYNSLQDKIKTKFEHTMDIIRTEYILSTKFVKHLEGTDLYEMRVSVSTNEYRTILFAVDNDNIILSKKILLLNGFLKKSTKDYSKQIKIAKRILEDFEL; encoded by the coding sequence ATGGAAGTAACAAGCAAAAAGGATAGCGATATACGTGAACTGTATTTCTCTGAAGAATTTCTGGAGTTTTACAATAGTCTGCAAGACAAAATAAAGACTAAGTTTGAGCACACAATGGATATTATTAGAACAGAATACATACTTAGTACGAAGTTTGTGAAACATTTAGAGGGGACAGATTTATACGAGATGCGAGTATCGGTTAGTACCAATGAGTATCGAACAATTCTCTTTGCTGTTGACAATGATAATATTATTCTTTCAAAGAAAATACTGCTTTTGAATGGCTTTCTAAAGAAATCCACGAAAGATTATAGTAAACAAATAAAGATTGCGAAACGGATATTAGAAGACTTTGAATTATGA
- a CDS encoding helix-turn-helix domain-containing protein, with translation MRKLDEKKLAKLQTAGELLDEKYGEVGTESRTAFHEKSVTWYYGEILRDRRKQLKITQQELAEKVGTARSYIARVEKGETDIQISSFFRIARALGIEFTPTFL, from the coding sequence ATGAGAAAATTAGATGAAAAGAAATTAGCAAAGCTGCAAACAGCAGGTGAACTATTGGATGAGAAATATGGAGAAGTTGGAACAGAATCCCGTACAGCTTTTCATGAGAAGTCTGTGACATGGTATTACGGTGAGATATTACGTGACCGTCGGAAACAGCTAAAGATTACCCAACAGGAATTGGCAGAGAAAGTCGGTACGGCAAGAAGCTATATTGCCCGTGTGGAAAAAGGAGAAACTGATATTCAGATTTCAAGCTTTTTCCGCATTGCTCGTGCTTTGGGCATTGAGTTTACTCCTACATTTTTGTGA